The Mixophyes fleayi isolate aMixFle1 chromosome 1, aMixFle1.hap1, whole genome shotgun sequence genome includes a region encoding these proteins:
- the LOC142149753 gene encoding hematopoietic SH2 domain-containing protein homolog, which yields MEENKPSVKWFVETQSQWFLQNGIPEWFHGVITRKDAEDLLKGKTPGCFLVRVGESRIGYSLSYRAADRYRHFMIDVLKDQQCKLSGDTRIYGTLEDLVMFHKQCPLYPYNEFLTHPCGQKTTSATDYEELFEHTKTFATPFQNPVNTFLSTTGTSGVILKPSCPPVPPRRFQSSDAINSQMTNISHSLPPTGNRLYPLLPTQIQVSNNTVPVLPIQQRCTGMSKSNSVDSSVPNMAHNSNGQIKNGETHSNTSKKPLKACRGAMTKAVSLVTEGEIAHDFKKMETAMVAHMKNVKENLGRFGQTVQKNTHPTSQQNNHQANIPEEYKKPPPFAPGFC from the exons ATGGAAGAAAACAAACCATCGGTAAAATGGTTCGTTGAAACACAATCACAATGGTTTTTACAAAATGGAATCCCTGAATGGTTTCATGGTGTCATCACAAGAAA gGATGCAGAGGATTTACTAAAGGGTAAGACTCCTGGATGTTTTCTTGTCAGAGTTGGTGAAAGCAGGATTGGGTACAGTTTATCATACAG AGCTGCAGATCGCTACAGACATTTTATGATCGATGTTTTGAAGGATCAGCAATGCAAACTTTCAGGAGATACAAGAATTTATGGGACACTTGAGGATCTAGTAATGTTTCATAAACAATGTCCCTTGTACCCTTATAATGAATTTTTAACTCATCCTTGTGGTCAG AAAACAACATCTGCTACTGATTATGAAGAATTATTTGAACACACAAAGACATTTGCAACGCCATTTCAAAATCCCGTGAATACCTTCCTCAGCACAACAGGGACATCTGGAGTAATATTGAAACCAAGTTGTCCCCCTGTACCACCCAGAAGATTTCAATCTTCAGATGCCATCAATTCCCAAATGACTAACATCTCACACAGTCTGCCTCCAACAGGAAACAGACTCTACCCTTTATTGCCTACACAAATCCAGGTGTCAAACAACACT GTGCCTGTTTTACCAATACAGCAAAGATGTACCGGTATGTCAAAGTCAAATAGTGTAGATTCATCAGTACCGAACATGGCTCATAACTCAAATGGGCAAATTAAAAATGGAGAGACACATTCCAACACATCAAAGAAACCCTTGAAAGCTTGCCGCGGTGCAATGACCAAAGCAGTGTCTTTAGTGACAGAAGGAGAAATAGCTCATGATTTTAAGAAAATGGAAACTGCAATGGTGGCACATATGAAAAATGTGAAGGAAAATTTGGGCCGCTTTGGACAAACAGTACAGAAGAACACACATCCAACATCACAGCAGAACAATCACCAAGCAAATATTCCAGAGGAATATAAAAAACCTCCCCCTTTTGCACCAGGATTTTGCTAA